One genomic window of Coffea eugenioides isolate CCC68of chromosome 1, Ceug_1.0, whole genome shotgun sequence includes the following:
- the LOC113751445 gene encoding putative disease resistance protein RGA3 isoform X1: MADPVIGATIQVTLERALSLASDRIGLLVGFKKDVASMTDSLGFIKDVLADAEEKQNQSRIVQRWLNSLEEVAYDADNVLDELHYESLRQQVESRNRHKLKVCCFFSFSNINLAFRWRMASKVRDIKLKLNGIYQDARGLGLVSREVLTAALPAAPAVGDTRGRQTDSVLVPMTGRADDESNIVKILLSLSEKVVSVLPIVGMGGLGKTTLAKSIYNNKQIDEHFDIKIWVCVSKKVPIEELFRLILVHLTGDKVEVDVRDVIVGKIGNQLGGKKYFLVLDDVWDDNQALWEDFFNTLKGLNPTNGSWCLVTTRPGPVAQCVSRVLRMMENESYRLGKLPDDHCWSIVKEKVVGGEEEPDVLKAIKERVIERCDGLPLAASVIGGLLSLKRKEEWHSILENKLLRLSAGGDHVMQILKLSFDNLPSPYIKKCFAYCSIFPKDTEMKGDMLIELWMAEGFLQADATSQMMMEEIGMNHLRILLQSSLFEETRNYQGTCYKMHDLVHDVAESMSKSTKIINDRDTRVADHGNQIRYLATDSFGGGEDREKLLESLSTSLHTLFIVKGDFSGDMLMKLKNLYVLNLSYTTTKELPVSIGKLIHLRYVNLEWSSISILPDSLCKLYNLQTLTLSESGVKHLSKGMCDLISLRHLHYYRSDEEFQMPLEMGRLTCLQTLEFFKVGGEKGRQIGELGSLKNLKGKLEIRNLELVKDKEGAEEAKLSEKANLFRLKLRWAREREGHDYNHKDVLDGLRPHPNLEELIIWDFMGDQLPRWLMDLPTTLPKLARLDFNRFHRCRELPPLRNFTSLKELKIWSCDGLTNLPGDMLHSCTSLQKLRVSGCYNLISFPLDLQQTPSLLKLELRRCPKLKTSMTPKGFGFLNSLRELEIGPFSDDGDDHENSSIYNEFDWSGLISSSSSSSSSALRELRLRGLPHMESLPHQIQYLTALTSLALWDFGGIKALPDWFGNFAALEGLYLHGFKELGHLPSEDAMRSLTKLKRLEVYGSPLLKERCTPESSGPDSQWSKVSHIQYLRIPNFHLQFEFNHVRLPSITSFLICFTINLPFSSPPPLINLLVRKPKKSPFRGYFHNFLFSLFIVLFIIFQSCGISIWSKILVLFIYSLQHNSNTLETIN; this comes from the coding sequence ATGGCCGACCCTGTTATCGGTGCCACAATTCAGGTTACATTGGAAAGGGCACTGTCTCTTGCCTCTGATAGGATTGGTTTGCTAGTTGGGTTCAAGAAGGATGTGGCCAGCATGACAGATTCTCTCGGCTTTATCAAAGATGTCCTGGCTGATGCTGAGGAAAAGCAAAACCAAAGCAGAATAGTGCAACGATGGTTGAATAGTCTCGAGGAGGTTGCTTATGATGCTGACAATGTGTTGGATGAGCTCCACTATGAATCCCTTCGTCAACAGGTGGAGTCCCGAAACCGGCACAAGCTGAAGGTATGCTgcttcttctccttctctaACATTAATCTTGCTTTTCGTTGGAGAATGGCTTCTAAGGTCAGGGACATCAAACTGAAGTTGAATGGCATCTATCAAGACGCCCGTGGATTGGGGCTGGTCAGTAGGGAAGTCTTGACGGCTGCCCTCCCTGCTGCTCCTGCTGTTGGAGACACGAGAGGTCGGCAGACCGACTCTGTTCTTGTTCCAATGACTGGAAGAGCCGATGATGAATCAAACATAGTGAAGATTTTGTTGAGCCTGTCTGAGAAGGTTGTTTCTGTTCTTCCCATAGTTGGTATGGGAGGTTTAGGCAAAACAACTTTGGCTAAATCCATATACAACAACAAGCAAATTGATGAACACTTTGACATAAAGATTTGGGTTTGTGTATCGAAAAAAGTTCCAATAGAGGAGCTTTTCAGACTCATATTAGTGCATTTGACGGGAGACAAGGTTGAAGTGGATGTTAGGGATGTCATCGTTGGAAAAATTGGGAATCAACTAGGGGGGAAAAAGTATTTCCTAGTCCTTGATGATGTGTGGGATGATAATCAAGCATTGTGGGAGGACTTTTTCAACACCTTGAAGGGGCTCAATCCAACTAATGGAAGCTGGTGTCTGGTCACTACTCGTCCAGGTCCAGTGGCGCAGTGTGTGTCTAGAGTTTTGAGGATGATGGAAAATGAATCCTATCGATTAGGAAAACTACCTGATGATCATTGTTGGTCTATCGTAAAAGAAAAAGTAGTTGGAGGGGAAGAAGAACCCGATGTACTAAAAGCAATTAAAGAGAGAGTAATCGAAAGATGTGACGGTCTACCATTGGCTGCAAGTGTAATCGGAGGTCTATTATCTTTAAAGAGAAAAGAGGAGTGGCACTCAATTTTGGAGAATAAGCTTTTGAGGTTGAGTGCAGGTGGAGATCACGTGATGCAAATACTTAAGTTGAGTTTTGATAATTTGCCATCTCCATACATTAAGAAATGTTTTGCATATTGTTCTATATTTCCTAAGGATACTGAGATGAAAGGAGATATGCTAATCGAACTTTGGATGGCAGAAGGTTTCCTACAAGCAGATGCCACCAGCCAAATGATGATGGAGGAAATTGGAATGAATCATCTGAGAATTTTATTGCAAAGTTCGTTGTttgaagaaacaagaaattatcAGGGAACATGTTATAAGATGCATGATCTGGTCCATGACGTTGCAGAGTCAATGTCAAAGTCTACCAAAATCATTAATGATAGGGATACACGTGTAGCAGACCATGGTAATCAGATTCGTTACCTTGCAACAGACTCATTTGGTGGTGGAGAAGACAGAGAAAAACTTTTGGAGAGTCTATCAACTTCACTTCATACATTGTTCATCGTAAAGGGGGACTTTTCTGGTGATATGTTAATGAAGTTGAAAAACTTGTATGTTTTGAATTTGTCTTATACAACAACTAAAGAGCTTCCAGTCTCAATTGGCAAACTGATACATTTGCGGTACGTTAACCTTGAATGGTCTTCAATCAGTATTTTGCCGGACTCCCTTTGCAAGCTTTATAATCTGCAGACATTGACGCTAAGTGAGTCAGGTGTTAAACATCTTTCGAAGGGGATGTGCGATTTGATTAGCTTGAGACATCTCCACTATTACAGAAGTGATGAAGAATTTCAAATGCCGCTAGAGATGGGACGATTGACTTGCCTTCAGACGCTAGAGTTCTTTAAGGTGGGTGGAGAGAAGGGTCGACAAATTGGAGAGCTTGGAAGCTTGAAGAACCTCAAAGGCAAATTGGAGATACGCAATCTGGAACTAGTAAAGGATAAGGAAGGAGCTGAGGAAGCAAAACTATCTGAAAAGGCGAATCTATTTAGGCTAAAACTTCGGTGGGCCCGTGAACGAGAAGGCCACGACTACAACCACAAAGATGTGTTAGACGGCCTTCGACCCCACCCAAATTTGGAGGAGTTGATAATTTGGGATTTTATGGGCGATCAATTACCTCGATGGTTAATGGATTTGCCAACAACACTCCCCAAGTTAGCGCGTTTGGACTTTAATCGCTTCCACAGATGCAGAGAACTCCCTCCCCTGCGAAACTTTACGTCTCTTAAAGAGCTGAAGATTTGGAGTTGTGATGGGTTGACGAATCTGCCAGGTGACATGCTACACTCGTGTACCTCTCTCCAGAAGCTTCGGGTGTCTGGCTGCTACAATCTCATCTCCTTTCCGCTTGATTTGCAACAAACGCCTTCTCTCTTGAAGCTGGAATTACGCAGGTGTCCCAAACTGAAAACAAGCATGACGCCCAAAGGATTTGGTTTCCTAAACAGCTTAAGGGAGCTTGAAATTGGTCCCTTCTCAGATGATGGTGATGATCatgaaaattcttcaatttacaATGAGTTTGATTGGTCTGGATTGatatcctcctcctcctcctcttcgtCATCCGCACTCCGTGAATTACGATTACGTGGGTTGCCACACATGGAGTCCCTGCCACATCAGATCCAATACTTGACCGCTCTGACGTCACTAGCGCTATGGGACTTTGGAGGTATAAAAGCTCTGCCAGATTGGTTCGGAAACTTCGCTGCTCTTGAAGGACTATATTTACATGGTTTCAAAGAGCTTGGACATCTACCCTCTGAGGATGCCATGAGAAGTCTCACCAAACTAAAACGTCTGGAGGTTTATGGTTCTCCTCTGTTAAAAGAAAGATGCACTCCTGAGAGCAGCGGCCCCGACTCCCAGTGGTCCAAAGTTTCTCACATTCAATACCTACGCATACCCAACTTTCATCTTCAGTTCGAATTCAATCATGTAAGATTGCCTTCAATAACCTCTTTCTTAATTTGCTTTACAATCAATCTCCCCTTCTCTTCACCTCCCCCTCTGATTAACCTTCTCGTGAGAAAACCTAAAAAGTCTCCCTTTCGTggttattttcacaattttctcTTCTCCCTTTTTATCGTCCTATTTATTATCTTTCAAAGCTGCGGCATTAGCATTTGGTCCAA
- the LOC113751445 gene encoding putative disease resistance protein RGA3 isoform X2, with protein sequence MADPVIGATIQVTLERALSLASDRIGLLVGFKKDVASMTDSLGFIKDVLADAEEKQNQSRIVQRWLNSLEEVAYDADNVLDELHYESLRQQVESRNRHKLKVCCFFSFSNINLAFRWRMASKVRDIKLKLNGIYQDARGLGLVSREVLTAALPAAPAVGDTRGRQTDSVLVPMTGRADDESNIVKILLSLSEKVVSVLPIVGMGGLGKTTLAKSIYNNKQIDEHFDIKIWVCVSKKVPIEELFRLILVHLTGDKVEVDVRDVIVGKIGNQLGGKKYFLVLDDVWDDNQALWEDFFNTLKGLNPTNGSWCLVTTRPGPVAQCVSRVLRMMENESYRLGKLPDDHCWSIVKEKVVGGEEEPDVLKAIKERVIERCDGLPLAASVIGGLLSLKRKEEWHSILENKLLRLSAGGDHVMQILKLSFDNLPSPYIKKCFAYCSIFPKDTEMKGDMLIELWMAEGFLQADATSQMMMEEIGMNHLRILLQSSLFEETRNYQGTCYKMHDLVHDVAESMSKSTKIINDRDTRVADHGNQIRYLATDSFGGGEDREKLLESLSTSLHTLFIVKGDFSGDMLMKLKNLYVLNLSYTTTKELPVSIGKLIHLRYVNLEWSSISILPDSLCKLYNLQTLTLSESGVKHLSKGMCDLISLRHLHYYRSDEEFQMPLEMGRLTCLQTLEFFKVGGEKGRQIGELGSLKNLKGKLEIRNLELVKDKEGAEEAKLSEKANLFRLKLRWAREREGHDYNHKDVLDGLRPHPNLEELIIWDFMGDQLPRWLMDLPTTLPKLARLDFNRFHRCRELPPLRNFTSLKELKIWSCDGLTNLPGDMLHSCTSLQKLRVSGCYNLISFPLDLQQTPSLLKLELRRCPKLKTSMTPKGFGFLNSLRELEIGPFSDDGDDHENSSIYNEFDWSGLISSSSSSSSSALRELRLRGLPHMESLPHQIQYLTALTSLALWDFGGIKALPDWFGNFAALEGLYLHGFKELGHLPSEDAMRSLTKLKRLEVYGSPLLKERCTPESSGPDSQWSKVSHIQYLRIPNFHLQFEFNHD encoded by the coding sequence ATGGCCGACCCTGTTATCGGTGCCACAATTCAGGTTACATTGGAAAGGGCACTGTCTCTTGCCTCTGATAGGATTGGTTTGCTAGTTGGGTTCAAGAAGGATGTGGCCAGCATGACAGATTCTCTCGGCTTTATCAAAGATGTCCTGGCTGATGCTGAGGAAAAGCAAAACCAAAGCAGAATAGTGCAACGATGGTTGAATAGTCTCGAGGAGGTTGCTTATGATGCTGACAATGTGTTGGATGAGCTCCACTATGAATCCCTTCGTCAACAGGTGGAGTCCCGAAACCGGCACAAGCTGAAGGTATGCTgcttcttctccttctctaACATTAATCTTGCTTTTCGTTGGAGAATGGCTTCTAAGGTCAGGGACATCAAACTGAAGTTGAATGGCATCTATCAAGACGCCCGTGGATTGGGGCTGGTCAGTAGGGAAGTCTTGACGGCTGCCCTCCCTGCTGCTCCTGCTGTTGGAGACACGAGAGGTCGGCAGACCGACTCTGTTCTTGTTCCAATGACTGGAAGAGCCGATGATGAATCAAACATAGTGAAGATTTTGTTGAGCCTGTCTGAGAAGGTTGTTTCTGTTCTTCCCATAGTTGGTATGGGAGGTTTAGGCAAAACAACTTTGGCTAAATCCATATACAACAACAAGCAAATTGATGAACACTTTGACATAAAGATTTGGGTTTGTGTATCGAAAAAAGTTCCAATAGAGGAGCTTTTCAGACTCATATTAGTGCATTTGACGGGAGACAAGGTTGAAGTGGATGTTAGGGATGTCATCGTTGGAAAAATTGGGAATCAACTAGGGGGGAAAAAGTATTTCCTAGTCCTTGATGATGTGTGGGATGATAATCAAGCATTGTGGGAGGACTTTTTCAACACCTTGAAGGGGCTCAATCCAACTAATGGAAGCTGGTGTCTGGTCACTACTCGTCCAGGTCCAGTGGCGCAGTGTGTGTCTAGAGTTTTGAGGATGATGGAAAATGAATCCTATCGATTAGGAAAACTACCTGATGATCATTGTTGGTCTATCGTAAAAGAAAAAGTAGTTGGAGGGGAAGAAGAACCCGATGTACTAAAAGCAATTAAAGAGAGAGTAATCGAAAGATGTGACGGTCTACCATTGGCTGCAAGTGTAATCGGAGGTCTATTATCTTTAAAGAGAAAAGAGGAGTGGCACTCAATTTTGGAGAATAAGCTTTTGAGGTTGAGTGCAGGTGGAGATCACGTGATGCAAATACTTAAGTTGAGTTTTGATAATTTGCCATCTCCATACATTAAGAAATGTTTTGCATATTGTTCTATATTTCCTAAGGATACTGAGATGAAAGGAGATATGCTAATCGAACTTTGGATGGCAGAAGGTTTCCTACAAGCAGATGCCACCAGCCAAATGATGATGGAGGAAATTGGAATGAATCATCTGAGAATTTTATTGCAAAGTTCGTTGTttgaagaaacaagaaattatcAGGGAACATGTTATAAGATGCATGATCTGGTCCATGACGTTGCAGAGTCAATGTCAAAGTCTACCAAAATCATTAATGATAGGGATACACGTGTAGCAGACCATGGTAATCAGATTCGTTACCTTGCAACAGACTCATTTGGTGGTGGAGAAGACAGAGAAAAACTTTTGGAGAGTCTATCAACTTCACTTCATACATTGTTCATCGTAAAGGGGGACTTTTCTGGTGATATGTTAATGAAGTTGAAAAACTTGTATGTTTTGAATTTGTCTTATACAACAACTAAAGAGCTTCCAGTCTCAATTGGCAAACTGATACATTTGCGGTACGTTAACCTTGAATGGTCTTCAATCAGTATTTTGCCGGACTCCCTTTGCAAGCTTTATAATCTGCAGACATTGACGCTAAGTGAGTCAGGTGTTAAACATCTTTCGAAGGGGATGTGCGATTTGATTAGCTTGAGACATCTCCACTATTACAGAAGTGATGAAGAATTTCAAATGCCGCTAGAGATGGGACGATTGACTTGCCTTCAGACGCTAGAGTTCTTTAAGGTGGGTGGAGAGAAGGGTCGACAAATTGGAGAGCTTGGAAGCTTGAAGAACCTCAAAGGCAAATTGGAGATACGCAATCTGGAACTAGTAAAGGATAAGGAAGGAGCTGAGGAAGCAAAACTATCTGAAAAGGCGAATCTATTTAGGCTAAAACTTCGGTGGGCCCGTGAACGAGAAGGCCACGACTACAACCACAAAGATGTGTTAGACGGCCTTCGACCCCACCCAAATTTGGAGGAGTTGATAATTTGGGATTTTATGGGCGATCAATTACCTCGATGGTTAATGGATTTGCCAACAACACTCCCCAAGTTAGCGCGTTTGGACTTTAATCGCTTCCACAGATGCAGAGAACTCCCTCCCCTGCGAAACTTTACGTCTCTTAAAGAGCTGAAGATTTGGAGTTGTGATGGGTTGACGAATCTGCCAGGTGACATGCTACACTCGTGTACCTCTCTCCAGAAGCTTCGGGTGTCTGGCTGCTACAATCTCATCTCCTTTCCGCTTGATTTGCAACAAACGCCTTCTCTCTTGAAGCTGGAATTACGCAGGTGTCCCAAACTGAAAACAAGCATGACGCCCAAAGGATTTGGTTTCCTAAACAGCTTAAGGGAGCTTGAAATTGGTCCCTTCTCAGATGATGGTGATGATCatgaaaattcttcaatttacaATGAGTTTGATTGGTCTGGATTGatatcctcctcctcctcctcttcgtCATCCGCACTCCGTGAATTACGATTACGTGGGTTGCCACACATGGAGTCCCTGCCACATCAGATCCAATACTTGACCGCTCTGACGTCACTAGCGCTATGGGACTTTGGAGGTATAAAAGCTCTGCCAGATTGGTTCGGAAACTTCGCTGCTCTTGAAGGACTATATTTACATGGTTTCAAAGAGCTTGGACATCTACCCTCTGAGGATGCCATGAGAAGTCTCACCAAACTAAAACGTCTGGAGGTTTATGGTTCTCCTCTGTTAAAAGAAAGATGCACTCCTGAGAGCAGCGGCCCCGACTCCCAGTGGTCCAAAGTTTCTCACATTCAATACCTACGCATACCCAACTTTCATCTTCAGTTCGAATTCAATCAT